One part of the Arcanobacterium phocisimile genome encodes these proteins:
- the dop gene encoding depupylase/deamidase Dop, with translation MAVNRIVGLETEFGILDLDADVQDSFSLSAQVVDAYARGCQAPIATWDFHSEDPLNDARGFRVGRQVAHPDQLTDNPVPPLSELPADTKITNIALPNGGRWYVDHAHPEYSTPEVTTPYEAVLWDRAGEALARETMDLLNAQGRNVVIYKNNVDGKGAAYGSHENYLLSRQVPFNDVIRYLTPFFVSRQILCGTGRVGLGQASQASGFQISQRADYVENVVGLETTFNRPIINSRDEPHATPEKYRRLHVIGGDANQFDQSILLKVGTTNLVLWMLEQDAMPLDLESLVLFEPVAATWEISHDPTLRHAVDMHDGSTRTAIDIQQIYLDAVRTTIDRVGQSDPDTAKFVELWQSTLDTLRTDLFQAAPRIEWIAKYQMLDHLRQRSGSSWDSDQLRAFDLQWHDLRPSASIVHKLDQAGRVDRLYSAEQIAQGQQHAPHVSRAYFREVLLRYFEHDVRTLGWSSAVLDTTDGPRRINFMDPHEPTFDQISDFFATTQTPLSTYRHFGTDLVKGE, from the coding sequence ATGGCAGTAAACAGAATAGTTGGGTTAGAAACCGAGTTCGGTATTCTTGATCTCGACGCCGACGTGCAAGATTCATTTTCGCTCAGTGCACAAGTCGTGGACGCGTATGCTCGCGGTTGCCAAGCGCCGATTGCTACCTGGGATTTCCACTCCGAAGATCCGCTTAACGATGCTCGCGGTTTTCGCGTTGGCCGCCAAGTAGCCCACCCTGATCAGCTCACGGATAACCCGGTTCCGCCGTTGTCTGAGCTGCCTGCCGATACCAAGATCACCAATATTGCGTTGCCAAACGGCGGACGCTGGTATGTCGACCATGCGCATCCGGAGTATTCCACGCCCGAAGTTACTACTCCCTACGAAGCTGTTTTGTGGGATCGTGCTGGTGAAGCTCTTGCACGTGAAACGATGGACCTGTTAAACGCTCAGGGGCGCAATGTTGTTATCTACAAAAACAACGTTGATGGCAAGGGCGCAGCCTACGGCAGTCACGAAAATTATTTACTCTCGCGCCAAGTCCCGTTCAACGACGTCATCCGCTACCTCACCCCGTTTTTCGTTTCTCGGCAAATTCTGTGTGGAACGGGACGCGTCGGCTTAGGCCAAGCCTCGCAAGCCAGCGGATTCCAAATCTCGCAACGTGCTGACTATGTCGAAAACGTCGTTGGCCTCGAAACAACGTTCAATCGTCCGATTATTAATTCGCGCGATGAACCGCATGCAACCCCAGAGAAGTATCGCCGTCTTCACGTTATTGGGGGAGACGCGAACCAATTCGACCAGTCGATCTTGTTGAAGGTCGGCACAACGAATCTTGTGTTGTGGATGCTCGAACAAGACGCTATGCCACTCGATCTGGAATCGCTTGTCTTGTTTGAACCGGTGGCCGCCACGTGGGAAATCTCCCATGACCCAACGCTGCGTCACGCAGTTGATATGCATGACGGCTCCACGCGCACAGCTATCGACATCCAACAGATCTATCTGGACGCGGTGCGTACAACTATCGACCGCGTGGGCCAAAGCGACCCCGATACCGCGAAGTTCGTAGAACTCTGGCAATCGACACTCGATACCTTACGCACGGATCTTTTCCAGGCAGCGCCGCGTATTGAGTGGATCGCGAAATATCAGATGCTCGACCATCTGCGCCAGCGCTCTGGTTCCTCATGGGACTCTGACCAGCTACGCGCCTTCGATCTCCAATGGCACGATTTGCGCCCTTCGGCGTCAATCGTTCATAAGCTCGATCAAGCTGGCCGGGTAGACCGCCTGTATTCGGCTGAGCAGATTGCCCAAGGCCAACAGCATGCTCCGCACGTTTCTCGAGCATATTTCCGTGAAGTGCTCTTACGCTATTTTGAGCACGATGTACGCACCTTAGGTTGGTCCAGTGCGGTTCTTGATACCACTGACGGGCCGCGGCGCATCAACTTTATGGATCCCCACGAACCAACATTCGATCAGATCAGCGATTTCTTCGCCACTACACAAACCCCACTATCGACATATCGGCATTTTGGTACCGACTTGGTTAAAGGAGAATAA
- the arc gene encoding proteasome ATPase, whose translation MTQQEPDLRALAQQNRELSKALSSARDRIKELSTHLDSLSKPPSTYAVFVRANQTQHTALVAQGTKQLEVSAAAWVSLDTIAPGQEVLLNDHQVLIGADSYNTTGQVVVVDSVVDAQRIMVTAVGGENRIIRLGGKLLNTQVRAGDLVLADFTHGFALEAVSQPDVDSLLLEETPDVSYEDIGGLAPQIEELRDSIELPFQHPEIYCDHGLKPPKGVLLYGPPGVGKTLIARAVATSLSHMFGEDSAYFLNIKGPQLLDKYVGQTERQIRDIFERARKKASAGIPVVIFFDEMEALFRTRGSGVSSDVETTIVPQLLAEIDGVEQLDNVIIIGASNREDMIDPAILRPGRLDIKIHISRPDYAGARDILGKYLVPSVPVHASEIARHGDLSSALNAMITATVDELWEETPDNAFVEVTYRDGHTQTLYAHHMVSGAMLAGIVERAKKYAIKDYLAMGEHGVQTSHLLRAVREDLAENEALARVDNPKEWARVEGRPDIVSVRRTRQQG comes from the coding sequence ATGACACAACAAGAACCTGATCTTCGGGCCCTAGCTCAACAAAACCGTGAGTTGAGTAAGGCGCTGTCGTCTGCTCGCGATCGAATAAAGGAATTGAGTACCCATCTCGATTCGTTATCCAAGCCGCCGAGTACCTACGCGGTTTTTGTGCGTGCGAACCAGACACAGCACACGGCTCTTGTCGCTCAAGGTACGAAGCAGCTTGAAGTAAGCGCTGCGGCGTGGGTGTCTCTAGATACGATCGCTCCCGGCCAAGAGGTGCTACTGAACGATCATCAGGTTCTTATCGGTGCCGATTCGTACAACACAACCGGTCAGGTGGTTGTAGTTGATTCTGTGGTTGATGCACAACGTATTATGGTCACTGCAGTAGGTGGTGAGAACCGGATTATTCGTTTGGGCGGAAAGTTGCTAAATACGCAGGTGCGGGCTGGTGATTTGGTGCTTGCCGATTTTACCCACGGATTTGCGCTTGAAGCTGTTTCCCAACCAGACGTCGATAGTCTTCTTCTCGAAGAAACCCCGGATGTTTCCTATGAGGATATCGGTGGCTTGGCTCCACAGATTGAGGAATTGCGTGACTCCATCGAGTTGCCGTTCCAGCATCCAGAGATATATTGCGATCACGGTCTCAAACCACCAAAAGGTGTGCTCCTTTATGGCCCGCCGGGCGTGGGCAAGACGCTTATCGCGCGTGCGGTAGCCACGTCGTTGTCCCACATGTTTGGCGAGGATAGTGCATACTTCCTCAACATTAAAGGCCCGCAGTTGCTCGATAAATACGTTGGACAAACCGAACGTCAGATTCGCGACATCTTCGAACGTGCCCGCAAGAAGGCAAGTGCAGGTATACCGGTAGTCATTTTCTTCGACGAGATGGAAGCCTTGTTCCGCACCCGTGGCTCTGGTGTTTCTTCCGACGTCGAAACCACGATTGTTCCCCAGCTGCTCGCCGAAATCGATGGGGTTGAGCAACTCGATAACGTGATTATTATTGGTGCTTCGAACCGAGAAGACATGATCGATCCAGCGATTTTGCGGCCAGGGCGTCTCGATATCAAAATCCATATCTCCCGGCCAGACTATGCTGGCGCCCGCGATATTCTCGGCAAGTATCTTGTTCCTAGCGTGCCTGTCCATGCCTCGGAAATTGCCCGACATGGGGATCTGTCGAGCGCACTCAATGCGATGATTACGGCAACTGTGGACGAGCTGTGGGAGGAAACCCCAGATAACGCCTTCGTCGAAGTGACCTATCGAGACGGACACACCCAAACGCTCTACGCTCATCATATGGTCTCGGGAGCAATGCTGGCAGGCATTGTTGAGCGTGCAAAGAAATATGCGATCAAAGACTATTTGGCGATGGGGGAGCACGGCGTGCAAACCTCGCATCTTCTTCGTGCCGTCCGTGAGGATCTTGCAGAAAACGAAGCATTAGCCCGTGTGGATAACCCGAAAGAATGGGCCCGGGTAGAGGGACGTCCCGACATCGTCTCCGTTCGCCGTACCCGGCAACAAGGCTGA
- a CDS encoding tRNA (adenine-N1)-methyltransferase, protein MTNYPHPLGAERRRGPFRAGERVQLTDTKNRKYTVMLTHDGYFQSQRGSFHHRDLIGKDEGTVLDTTSGHRLLALRPLVNDYVLSMPRGATVVYPKDAGQIVQQADVFPGARVVEAGLGSGALALSLLSAIGMDGHLTSVERRPEFAEIARANVESWFGPQLPPWDVVLGDLDSVLDSMDEGSIDTVVLDMLAPWENIDSAAHALRSGGVIIGYVATTTQMSRFVEDLRTSECFTEPQASETMVRTWHLDGLSVRPDHRMVAHTGFLVVARRIGRGSMPLVPTKRPAPAAHSEPLAWETDQLQERAMSTKKLRKVRRDVAHRADVELSGTSEAGENSAAMNAQLEAESQARAAAKRAQRQNERETDNND, encoded by the coding sequence GTGACTAATTATCCTCATCCTTTGGGCGCAGAGCGCCGTCGGGGGCCGTTCCGCGCAGGCGAACGCGTCCAGCTAACTGACACCAAGAATCGTAAATACACCGTTATGCTCACGCACGATGGCTACTTCCAATCCCAGCGGGGATCGTTCCATCATCGCGATCTGATCGGCAAAGATGAAGGCACAGTTCTTGATACCACCTCCGGTCATCGCTTGCTCGCGTTGCGCCCACTAGTCAACGACTACGTGCTGTCTATGCCACGTGGCGCAACGGTTGTTTATCCGAAGGATGCCGGCCAGATTGTGCAGCAGGCTGACGTTTTCCCTGGTGCCCGCGTTGTCGAAGCAGGGTTGGGTTCGGGTGCGTTAGCGCTATCTTTACTCTCGGCTATTGGCATGGACGGTCACTTGACCTCAGTTGAACGCCGGCCTGAGTTTGCTGAAATCGCTCGTGCCAATGTTGAATCCTGGTTTGGCCCGCAGCTGCCACCCTGGGATGTTGTTCTTGGCGATCTTGATTCTGTTTTGGATTCTATGGATGAAGGCAGTATCGATACTGTGGTACTCGATATGCTTGCGCCGTGGGAAAATATTGATTCCGCTGCGCATGCGCTGCGCTCTGGCGGCGTCATTATCGGCTATGTTGCCACAACTACGCAAATGTCGCGTTTCGTTGAAGATTTGCGTACCTCTGAGTGCTTCACTGAACCGCAGGCGTCAGAGACAATGGTTCGAACCTGGCATCTTGACGGCCTGTCGGTTCGTCCCGATCACCGTATGGTCGCACACACTGGCTTCCTCGTCGTCGCTCGCCGTATCGGTCGCGGTTCTATGCCACTGGTGCCTACCAAGCGTCCAGCTCCAGCTGCGCATTCGGAGCCGTTGGCTTGGGAGACTGACCAGCTTCAAGAGCGCGCTATGTCGACGAAGAAGCTACGTAAAGTCCGTCGTGATGTAGCTCATCGCGCCGACGTCGAGTTATCTGGTACATCTGAAGCAGGCGAAAATTCTGCTGCGATGAATGCCCAACTTGAGGCGGAGTCGCAAGCCCGAGCCGCAGCAAAACGAGCTCAACGCCAGAACGAACGAGAAACTGACAACAACGACTAG
- a CDS encoding RecB family exonuclease, which produces MSKKHAALSPSRASDFRSCPLKFRFRVIDKLPEPPSIEALRGTIVHAVLEHLFDRPAEQRQELTAQEALIPTWEAHLEKNPAALELFPDSTQLSAWLESARPLISSYFHLENPQYLQPSGREEFVNATLPSGLAIRGIIDRIDTAPNGAVRIIDYKTGKSPAPRYQDGAIFQMRFYTTALFYSTGKIPQRTQLLYLKDQRVLTYDPVPEDVAATTNELNHLWSAIRGRIDTGQFEAKKGPLCNWCHFSSICPAFGNVAPEMSTDGVQALLTAERPSADVAQQPTDLPTTQQ; this is translated from the coding sequence ATGTCAAAAAAACATGCCGCGCTTTCGCCTTCTCGCGCCTCAGACTTCCGTTCGTGCCCATTGAAGTTTCGATTCCGCGTAATCGATAAGCTTCCCGAGCCACCCTCGATTGAAGCCTTGCGCGGAACGATTGTGCACGCTGTTCTCGAACACCTCTTTGATCGTCCAGCGGAGCAACGCCAAGAGCTCACCGCACAAGAAGCATTAATTCCGACGTGGGAAGCACACCTTGAAAAGAATCCGGCAGCTCTTGAGCTCTTCCCGGATTCCACGCAGCTGTCTGCCTGGCTCGAATCGGCTCGGCCGCTCATCTCGTCGTATTTCCATCTGGAAAATCCACAATATTTACAGCCCTCAGGCCGCGAAGAATTTGTGAACGCCACGTTGCCATCCGGGCTCGCGATCCGCGGAATTATTGATCGTATCGATACTGCACCTAATGGCGCAGTACGTATCATTGACTACAAGACCGGCAAATCTCCAGCACCGCGTTATCAAGATGGCGCGATTTTCCAGATGCGCTTCTACACAACTGCCCTATTCTATTCAACCGGCAAAATCCCGCAGCGCACCCAGTTACTCTATCTCAAAGATCAACGTGTGCTCACCTACGATCCAGTGCCGGAAGACGTTGCAGCAACCACCAATGAGCTCAACCATTTGTGGTCAGCTATTCGCGGAAGAATTGATACCGGACAGTTCGAAGCTAAAAAGGGACCGCTGTGTAACTGGTGCCATTTCTCTTCGATCTGCCCGGCATTTGGCAATGTAGCTCCGGAAATGTCTACCGATGGCGTACAAGCTCTGCTTACTGCCGAACGTCCATCAGCCGATGTAGCTCAGCAACCGACAGATCTTCCAACGACTCAACAATAA
- a CDS encoding HAD family hydrolase has product MPIAAALFDMDGTLTDSEILWFEAEKAVFARYGKPWNDGDQNDLIGRAIEDSCRLIIERLDLPLTIDELAPMLVAEVVHQAKTRGMPWRPGARELLTALAEQGIPTALVTSSFSEFAQLTLDAAPEGTLTVSVTGDILPPGKGKPDPFPYRLAAEKLGVDINSCVAFEDSNPGVRSAHASGALTIAIPFQVPIPDLDNLVIVESLEDLSVAELHRLMDVRQ; this is encoded by the coding sequence ATGCCGATTGCCGCCGCACTGTTCGATATGGACGGCACGCTTACTGATTCTGAGATTCTCTGGTTTGAAGCCGAAAAGGCAGTTTTTGCACGCTACGGGAAGCCTTGGAACGACGGCGATCAAAATGATTTGATTGGTCGAGCAATCGAGGATTCTTGCCGGCTGATCATCGAGCGTCTGGATTTGCCGTTGACGATTGATGAGCTTGCACCAATGCTCGTTGCAGAGGTTGTTCATCAGGCGAAGACTCGTGGTATGCCGTGGCGCCCAGGAGCCCGCGAATTGTTAACCGCACTGGCTGAGCAGGGCATTCCGACAGCTTTGGTGACTTCGTCGTTTTCGGAGTTTGCGCAGTTGACGTTGGATGCTGCGCCTGAAGGTACATTGACAGTGTCGGTCACTGGCGATATTTTGCCACCAGGTAAAGGCAAGCCCGATCCGTTCCCGTATCGCCTTGCGGCTGAAAAACTTGGTGTGGATATTAACTCTTGTGTGGCGTTTGAGGATTCGAACCCGGGCGTCCGCTCAGCTCATGCTTCGGGCGCACTCACGATTGCGATCCCGTTCCAGGTACCGATCCCTGATCTCGATAATCTCGTTATTGTTGAGTCGTTGGAAGATCTGTCGGTTGCTGAGCTACATCGGCTGATGGACGTTCGGCAGTAA
- a CDS encoding undecaprenyl-diphosphate phosphatase has translation MGIFEAIILGIVQGLTEFLPISSSAHLRIVGDLFPGLGDPGVTFTAVTQIGTEAAVILYFWKDIVRIIHAWFRALPFGPWKNQVPQTDPDVRLGWIVIFGTLPIVILGLLLEDAIDSVFRNMFITAAMLAIFAIFLGIADRISTRRLAIEQMSIRDGVVLGFAQSMALIPGVSRSGGTITVGLLLGYTRSAAARVSFLLAIPAVLGSGFYRFISDDGTGPQVALAPLLIATLVAFIVGYAVIVWFLRLVETMSYMPFVIYRLILALAVVVLLTQGLLNVY, from the coding sequence GTGGGTATTTTTGAAGCAATTATTTTAGGCATCGTGCAAGGCTTGACTGAGTTCTTGCCAATTTCGTCGTCGGCTCACTTGCGTATCGTGGGTGACTTGTTTCCCGGGCTTGGCGATCCAGGGGTTACCTTTACTGCGGTGACGCAGATCGGTACCGAAGCGGCTGTGATTTTGTATTTCTGGAAAGATATTGTGCGGATTATTCATGCCTGGTTCCGTGCGTTACCGTTTGGTCCGTGGAAGAATCAAGTACCGCAAACTGATCCGGATGTGCGCTTGGGATGGATCGTTATATTTGGCACCTTGCCGATCGTTATTCTTGGATTGCTTTTAGAAGATGCGATCGATTCCGTATTCCGCAATATGTTTATTACTGCTGCCATGTTGGCGATTTTTGCGATCTTCCTTGGTATTGCTGACCGCATTTCCACTCGTCGTCTGGCTATTGAACAAATGTCGATTCGCGACGGCGTTGTGCTCGGTTTCGCCCAATCAATGGCACTGATCCCCGGCGTTTCGCGTTCGGGTGGCACGATTACTGTTGGTTTGCTGTTGGGCTATACGCGTTCGGCTGCTGCGCGAGTATCGTTTTTGCTCGCTATCCCGGCAGTTCTAGGATCGGGTTTTTACCGGTTTATTTCGGACGACGGTACGGGACCACAGGTTGCACTTGCGCCGTTGCTTATTGCCACCCTTGTGGCGTTCATTGTTGGCTACGCAGTGATAGTGTGGTTCCTACGCCTTGTTGAGACCATGTCATACATGCCGTTCGTGATTTATCGTTTGATTCTCGCTCTGGCTGTTGTGGTGTTGTTGACCCAGGGTCTGTTAAACGTCTACTAA
- a CDS encoding aldo/keto reductase has protein sequence MKNNKVGTSGLRVGHIGLGTLTWGRDTEYDDAARMTQALIDAGGNLIDISPLYGEGLAVGVLGKILSGGVRREEMTISVHLGLGVKNGRVCQDASRSGLISALDQLLLDLGTDHVEIVSLAAPDNDVPFHELVDTLAALVTSGKARYLGLANHPAWEIARISQYLTDMHLPELTSVNADYSLLNRTIDDDVTAVADTFGLGIIAQSPLAGGVLTGKYRSTIPATSRAATEHLSATVDRYLDSDSRRLVEAVVKAADGLGRTPSDVSLAWLLGRPHVASLLSGARTAAQFDQLLALDLTPLPGQVSDVLDEVTA, from the coding sequence GTGAAGAATAACAAGGTTGGTACATCTGGTCTGCGTGTCGGTCATATCGGGCTCGGAACTCTTACGTGGGGGCGTGACACCGAATATGACGATGCTGCCCGTATGACTCAAGCACTTATTGACGCCGGCGGCAATCTCATCGATATTTCGCCGCTGTACGGCGAGGGCCTCGCAGTTGGTGTTTTGGGCAAGATACTTTCTGGCGGTGTACGCCGTGAGGAGATGACAATCTCGGTACATCTCGGCTTAGGTGTCAAGAACGGCCGGGTTTGTCAAGATGCCTCACGGTCTGGGCTTATTTCCGCACTCGATCAACTATTGCTCGATCTGGGAACCGACCACGTAGAAATTGTCTCGCTTGCCGCCCCGGATAATGACGTACCGTTCCATGAACTCGTCGACACTCTCGCAGCCCTGGTAACCTCAGGCAAAGCCCGATACCTTGGACTTGCGAACCATCCAGCGTGGGAAATTGCGCGGATAAGCCAATACTTAACCGATATGCATCTACCAGAACTCACCAGCGTCAACGCTGATTATTCACTCCTTAACCGTACGATCGACGACGACGTGACCGCCGTCGCGGACACATTTGGGCTTGGCATCATCGCTCAGTCACCGTTGGCGGGCGGAGTACTCACCGGCAAGTATCGCAGTACTATTCCGGCAACATCGCGAGCTGCAACCGAACACCTGTCAGCAACAGTAGATCGCTATCTTGATTCCGATTCACGCCGGCTGGTTGAAGCAGTTGTTAAGGCTGCGGACGGCTTGGGACGCACACCGTCTGATGTGTCATTGGCGTGGTTGCTTGGCCGTCCACATGTTGCTAGCCTACTTTCAGGTGCTCGTACTGCAGCCCAGTTTGATCAGCTACTTGCCCTCGATCTCACCCCGCTGCCAGGCCAAGTATCAGACGTACTTGATGAGGTAACTGCGTAA
- a CDS encoding DNA primase, translating into MATDPRLAYEKLRYALEEFHSAALTYQDPDAPELLRRSQQLADAYIVYDDSLFTHYGIEAPFDTFEDEEDLEEDLEEEYDDDEFDEDFDDDDFDDDEDDEFLDDDDFDDDDEEEL; encoded by the coding sequence ATGGCTACTGATCCGCGTCTCGCATACGAAAAATTACGCTACGCTCTTGAAGAGTTTCACAGTGCTGCACTGACTTATCAAGATCCTGATGCACCGGAGTTGTTGCGTCGTTCGCAGCAACTTGCTGATGCGTATATTGTCTATGATGATTCGCTTTTCACGCACTACGGCATTGAAGCTCCTTTTGATACTTTCGAGGACGAAGAAGATCTTGAAGAAGATCTTGAAGAAGAATACGACGACGATGAGTTCGATGAGGATTTTGACGACGACGATTTCGACGATGATGAAGACGACGAATTCTTAGACGATGATGACTTCGATGACGATGACGAGGAAGAGTTGTGA
- a CDS encoding shikimate dehydrogenase family protein: protein MRFDVSQHSHYRYGLIGSPIAHSLSPAIHHASFERLGIDASYELLPTEKFELQDRLTQSEAAGFTGLNVTMPLKRAIVPLMDELTSSARLAQSVNTVLFRDGKRIGHSTDGPGMLRPLCQLGNDLTSMKIVILGTGGAGAAVTIAAMESGVSHVWLLNRLGRGLARGHQLSSRLSVMKPAYAQSLVVAPLDYEPLTEAIVRSADVVVNCTSLGMAPDYADRSPVPQEWLSSHHTIMDAVYSPIETRLLEMGRRAGAETISGVSMLVAQGLLAEEFWLDCKLTGEHWRFIETGFPDFLA, encoded by the coding sequence ATGCGTTTTGATGTCAGTCAACACTCGCACTACCGCTACGGGCTCATTGGCTCGCCTATCGCGCATTCACTCTCCCCAGCAATCCATCATGCGTCTTTTGAACGGTTAGGGATTGATGCGAGCTATGAATTGCTCCCAACTGAAAAATTCGAACTTCAGGACCGGTTAACGCAAAGCGAAGCTGCTGGTTTTACGGGTTTGAACGTTACAATGCCGTTGAAGCGTGCGATTGTTCCGTTGATGGACGAGCTCACTTCTAGTGCGCGCCTAGCGCAGTCAGTCAATACTGTTTTATTCCGGGACGGTAAACGAATAGGGCATTCTACCGACGGCCCGGGCATGCTCCGCCCCTTGTGCCAGCTTGGTAACGACCTTACCTCTATGAAGATCGTTATTTTGGGTACTGGCGGTGCCGGGGCAGCGGTGACTATTGCTGCTATGGAGTCTGGAGTATCACACGTCTGGCTTCTGAACCGTCTAGGGAGGGGCTTGGCGCGCGGACATCAGCTTTCTTCACGCTTGTCGGTTATGAAACCGGCATATGCTCAGTCTTTGGTTGTAGCACCGCTCGATTACGAACCGCTAACTGAAGCGATTGTTCGGAGTGCGGATGTGGTGGTCAATTGTACGTCGTTGGGGATGGCGCCTGATTACGCGGATCGATCGCCGGTGCCACAAGAATGGTTATCTTCTCACCATACGATTATGGACGCGGTTTATTCGCCGATTGAGACTCGCCTGCTTGAGATGGGGCGCAGGGCGGGTGCAGAGACGATTTCTGGTGTGAGTATGTTGGTTGCCCAGGGTCTGCTTGCTGAAGAATTTTGGTTGGATTGCAAACTCACAGGGGAGCACTGGCGATTTATTGAGACCGGTTTCCCGGATTTTCTCGCTTAG
- a CDS encoding nucleoside triphosphate pyrophosphohydrolase family protein codes for MSIESIPDASNPEELVRQFHSVYRLPVCDDKPNSDRERVHMRLGLVAEEFAELVGAVYGAKSRSIIEEAWEESRTHDDHTRDTIEVADALGDLVYVIYGMALELGIPLTDVLEEIHASNLSKLDANGEPIYREDGKVLKGPNFFQPDIARVLGLDSE; via the coding sequence ATGAGTATTGAATCCATTCCAGATGCCAGCAATCCTGAAGAATTAGTTCGTCAGTTCCATAGCGTTTATCGGCTACCAGTGTGCGATGACAAGCCAAATTCTGACCGGGAACGCGTTCATATGCGTTTAGGATTAGTGGCTGAAGAGTTTGCTGAACTCGTCGGTGCTGTTTATGGAGCAAAGTCACGTTCCATCATCGAAGAGGCGTGGGAAGAATCCCGCACACACGATGATCACACACGCGACACTATTGAAGTTGCCGATGCCCTCGGTGATCTCGTCTATGTCATCTACGGAATGGCTCTTGAGCTCGGAATACCACTAACTGACGTGCTGGAAGAAATTCATGCATCTAATCTTTCAAAGCTCGATGCTAACGGTGAGCCTATTTATCGTGAAGATGGAAAGGTGTTAAAAGGCCCGAATTTCTTCCAACCAGATATAGCTCGTGTTCTTGGGTTGGACTCTGAGTAG